A region from the Leishmania panamensis strain MHOM/PA/94/PSC-1 chromosome 20 sequence genome encodes:
- a CDS encoding hypothetical protein (TriTrypDB/GeneDB-style sysID: LpmP.20.2180): MRFQVQACFDTAAHALILSSEASENSAILVADDCAVELHVAPVGSDGAGATGILPTTPTLIALPWDSSRMRLCVNGISYGTGPLVLRDGDQLTLHPSHATEATTPFIYTVSAVPASANVDDKEMRDGASLATRASASEEKNRLRAVMSNVEQYAKWNNFYSHRFTNLATIHLPPGDGTRSVGHLHKCVCGLYVQTEVGPSDAMPRETHAPDATQTHLVLNGDAEVSSVPSSVHARTLVTLLSSLPQLLEFESSSAQQQTTLHEPLPVMCCCCPFTSASSNPALRLCERKLSHTLASKTSAPMGANTDVQQVREARSSSCDVGLTPWSVYAHARRGGSVAAQHVSHVKEAIDARGTDAFVGEASLDWAASELLSRISFLESALMGLHYE; encoded by the coding sequence ATGCGCTTCCAAGTTCAGGCTTGCTTCGATACAGCGGCACATGCACTTATCCTTTCCTCCGAGGCATCCGAGAACTCTGCCATACTAGTGGCCGATGACTGCGCGGTCGAACTACACGTTGCGCCGGTAGGTAGTGATGGAGCTGGTGCTACTGGCATCTTGCCAACTACGCCCACACTCATTGCATTGCCGTGGGATAGCAGCCGCATGCGGCTTTGCGTCAATGGCATTAGCTACGGCACGGgcccgctggtgctgcgggaTGGCGATCAGCTTACGCTGCACCCCAGCCACGCCACAGAGGCCACAACGCCGTTCATATACACCGTCAGTGCCGTTCCTGCGTCGGCGAATGTGGATGATAAGGAGATGAGGGATGGCGCCTCACTTGCGACCCGCGCCAGTGCATCGGAGGAGAAGAATCGACTGCGCGCGGTCATGTCAAACGTGGAGCAGTATGCGAAGTGGAACAATTTTTACAGCCACCGGTTCACCAACCTCGCCACGATTCACCTGCCGCCGGGCGATGGCACTCGTTCCGTAGGTCATCTCCAcaaatgtgtgtgtgggctttATGTGCAGACGGAGGTGGGCCCATCCGATGCCATGCCGCGTGAGACACATGCACCCGACGCCACGCAAACACATCTAGTACTGAATGGAGACGCTGAAGTGAGCAGTGTGCCGTCGTCTGTACATGCCCGCACCCTCGTCACGCTTCTCTCCAGCCTCCCTCAGCTGCTGGAGTTTGAGTCTTCATCAGCGCAGCAACAGACAACACTCCATGAACCTTTGCCggtgatgtgctgctgctgtccatTCACATCTGCGTCCTCAAATCCTGCGCTGCGACTCTGCGAAAGGAAGTTATCTCATACATTGGCGTCCAAGACCTCCGCCCCCATGGGTGCGAACACCGATGTGCAGCAAGTCCGAGAGGCCAGGTCGTCCTCGTGTGATGTAGGACTGACTCCTTGGAGTGTCTACGCTCACGCTCGTCGCGGAGGCTCGGTAGCGGCTCAGCACGTCAGCCATGTAAAAGAGGCAATTGATGCACGCGGCACTGACGCATTCGTGGGTGAGGCTTCACTTGACTGGGCAGCTTCAGAGCTCCTGAGCCGCATTAGCTTCTTAGAGAGTGCCCTGATGGGGCTTCACTACGAATGA